From one Reyranella humidisoli genomic stretch:
- a CDS encoding N-carbamoyl-D-amino-acid hydrolase, with amino-acid sequence MSRRLKVSSAQLGPINLADSRASVVKRMMEMLKEADSRGSKFIVFPELALTTFFPRYWMEDPNEVEKYFESQMPSPDTLPLFELAREKGIGFYLGYAERTEEEGSTHHFNTSILVGPDGRLIGKYRKVHLPGHDEHRPTVPYQHLEKKYFEVGNLGFNVWKMFKDEVIVGQCICNDRRWPETFRVMALKGAEMVVLGYNTPSDNVYAPHEPPYLRVFHHMLSLQAAAYQNGIWVVATAKAGKEDGFWLHGGSVIVAPTGEIVAKGTTEEDEVISYDCDLGLGEYIRNTTFNFAKHRRPEHYKLISERTGVKVEPSN; translated from the coding sequence GTGTCCCGCCGTCTGAAAGTCTCGTCTGCCCAGCTGGGTCCGATCAACCTCGCCGACAGTCGCGCGAGCGTGGTCAAGCGCATGATGGAGATGCTGAAGGAAGCCGACAGCCGTGGCTCCAAGTTCATCGTGTTTCCAGAGCTCGCGCTCACGACCTTCTTCCCGCGCTACTGGATGGAAGATCCGAACGAGGTTGAGAAGTATTTCGAGAGCCAGATGCCGAGCCCGGACACGCTGCCGCTGTTCGAACTGGCGCGGGAGAAGGGGATCGGCTTCTACCTGGGTTACGCCGAGCGGACCGAGGAAGAGGGATCGACGCATCACTTCAACACCTCGATCCTGGTCGGACCGGACGGTCGCCTGATCGGCAAGTACCGCAAGGTGCATCTGCCGGGCCATGACGAGCATCGTCCGACGGTGCCCTACCAGCATCTCGAGAAGAAGTACTTCGAGGTCGGCAATCTCGGCTTCAACGTCTGGAAGATGTTCAAGGACGAGGTGATCGTCGGCCAGTGCATCTGCAACGATCGCCGCTGGCCCGAGACCTTCCGCGTCATGGCGCTGAAGGGCGCCGAGATGGTGGTGCTGGGCTACAACACGCCCAGCGACAACGTCTATGCGCCGCACGAGCCGCCCTATCTGCGCGTGTTCCATCACATGCTGTCGCTGCAGGCAGCTGCCTACCAGAACGGCATCTGGGTCGTCGCGACGGCCAAGGCCGGCAAGGAAGACGGGTTCTGGCTGCATGGCGGCTCGGTCATCGTGGCGCCGACCGGCGAGATCGTGGCCAAGGGCACGACCGAGGAAGACGAGGTCATCTCCTACGATTGCGACCTCGGCCTCGGCGAGTATATCCGCAACACCACCTTCAATTTCGCCAAGCACCGTCGCCCGGAGCACTACAAGCTCATCAGCGAGCGCACCGGTGTCAAAGTCGAACCGTCGAACTGA
- a CDS encoding amino acid ABC transporter ATP-binding protein yields MTSHIVDARAIHKHFGTLHVLKGVDLKVDERELVFVIGPSGSGKSTLLRCLNRLEEPSSGSIMVDGIDMLDARTNINHARRRIGMVFQSFNLYPHMTALGNVTLALRKVAGKSRAEAEALGHAALKRVGLADRADHTPGQLSGGQQQRVAIARSIALEPRVMLFDEPTSALDPELVGSVLEVMRDLRESGMTMIVVSHEMGFARNAADRVVFMDDGLIVEQGPPAAIFEAPAHERTRAFIGQIQRH; encoded by the coding sequence GTGACCAGCCACATCGTCGATGCACGCGCGATCCATAAGCATTTCGGTACCCTTCACGTCCTGAAGGGCGTCGATTTGAAGGTGGACGAGCGCGAACTGGTGTTCGTGATCGGGCCGTCGGGCTCGGGCAAGTCGACCCTGTTGCGCTGCCTCAACCGGCTGGAGGAGCCGTCGTCCGGCTCGATCATGGTCGACGGCATCGACATGCTCGACGCCCGCACCAACATCAACCATGCCCGCCGCCGCATCGGCATGGTGTTCCAGTCCTTCAATCTCTACCCGCACATGACGGCGCTAGGGAACGTCACGCTGGCGCTGCGCAAGGTGGCGGGGAAGAGCCGTGCCGAGGCCGAGGCGCTCGGCCATGCGGCGCTGAAGCGGGTCGGCCTGGCCGATCGCGCCGACCATACACCGGGGCAACTCTCGGGCGGCCAGCAGCAGCGCGTGGCCATCGCCCGCTCGATCGCCCTGGAACCGCGCGTGATGCTGTTCGACGAGCCGACCAGCGCACTCGATCCCGAGCTCGTCGGCTCGGTGCTGGAAGTCATGCGCGACCTGCGCGAGAGCGGCATGACCATGATCGTCGTGAGCCATGAAATGGGCTTCGCGCGCAATGCCGCCGACCGGGTCGTGTTCATGGACGACGGGCTGATCGTGGAGCAGGGACCGCCGGCCGCCATCTTCGAGGCCCCGGCCCACGAACGCACGCGTGCCTTCATCGGCCAGATCCAGCGGCACTGA
- a CDS encoding aspartate/glutamate racemase family protein: MSDRILVINPNSTEAVTRGIDVAMEPLRIAGGPSIECVTLKEGPPGIENQGHVEQVVPLIGAMVKKRDNDCSAFVIACYSDPGLHAARELTTKPVLGIAECGIFTALTLGQRFGVISILRKSIPRHLRYVGQMGLNDRMAGDRAIGLGVVELADEARTFSRMAEVAAELRDEDGADVLVMGCAGMARYRDRLQRHVGLPVVEPSQAAVSMAIGRSRLNWS, from the coding sequence ATGTCCGACCGCATCCTCGTCATAAACCCCAACTCCACCGAAGCCGTCACGCGCGGCATCGACGTCGCCATGGAACCGCTGCGAATTGCCGGTGGGCCTTCGATCGAATGCGTCACCCTGAAGGAAGGGCCGCCCGGCATCGAAAACCAGGGCCATGTCGAGCAGGTCGTCCCACTCATCGGCGCCATGGTGAAGAAACGCGACAACGATTGCTCCGCTTTCGTCATCGCCTGCTACTCCGATCCCGGCCTGCATGCGGCGCGCGAACTGACGACCAAGCCGGTCCTCGGTATCGCGGAGTGCGGCATCTTCACCGCCCTCACCCTGGGGCAGCGCTTTGGCGTCATCTCGATCCTGCGGAAGTCGATCCCGCGCCATCTGCGCTATGTGGGGCAGATGGGCCTCAACGACCGAATGGCCGGCGACCGCGCGATCGGGCTGGGCGTCGTCGAACTCGCCGACGAGGCTCGCACCTTCAGCCGCATGGCCGAGGTCGCAGCCGAGCTGCGCGACGAAGACGGTGCCGACGTGCTGGTCATGGGCTGCGCCGGCATGGCGCGCTACCGCGACCGCCTGCAGCGCCATGTCGGCCTGCCCGTCGTCGAGCCCAGCCAGGCCGCCGTCTCGATGGCGATCGGGCGTTCCCGGCTGAACTGGTCGTAA
- a CDS encoding Bug family tripartite tricarboxylate transporter substrate binding protein, which yields MIFSLVRAVCSGLFALAFAQSAAAQANWPDKPVKIVVGFTAGSSTDVTARMFAQKFTEAWGQPVIVENVAGNSGAIGVDRVAKAPPDGYTLMWSGNAAITILPSMQALPFDPLKDLTPISTSLVMPSLFMVNNDLPVKSIAELIAYAKANPGKLSYGTPGVGTPQHIAGELFCFLAGIKMEHIPYRGANMADLMSGVVQVGIQNAGAAMPLVRDGRVRGIAVTSLKRTSSAPDLPTLAEQGFPGFEATSWFALLGPAGLPGAIVEKVRGDSLKVLADPELKKKFNAMGLDLVGSTPEETRAAIAADIPKWAKVIKEANITTGK from the coding sequence ATGATTTTCAGTCTCGTTCGCGCGGTTTGCAGCGGTCTGTTCGCGCTGGCCTTCGCCCAGTCGGCGGCCGCACAGGCCAACTGGCCGGACAAGCCGGTCAAGATCGTCGTCGGCTTCACGGCCGGCAGTTCGACGGACGTCACCGCCCGGATGTTCGCTCAGAAATTCACGGAGGCCTGGGGCCAACCGGTGATCGTCGAGAACGTCGCCGGCAACTCCGGCGCCATCGGTGTCGACCGCGTCGCCAAGGCGCCGCCCGACGGTTACACGCTCATGTGGTCGGGCAATGCAGCCATCACCATCCTGCCGTCGATGCAGGCTCTGCCATTCGATCCGCTGAAGGATCTGACGCCGATTTCGACGTCGCTGGTAATGCCGTCGTTGTTCATGGTGAACAACGACCTGCCGGTGAAGTCGATTGCCGAGCTGATCGCCTACGCCAAGGCCAATCCGGGCAAGCTCTCCTATGGAACACCGGGCGTCGGCACGCCGCAGCATATTGCGGGCGAATTGTTCTGCTTTCTGGCCGGCATCAAGATGGAGCACATTCCCTATCGCGGCGCCAACATGGCCGACCTCATGAGCGGCGTGGTCCAGGTCGGCATCCAGAATGCCGGTGCGGCGATGCCGCTGGTCCGCGACGGCCGCGTGCGCGGCATTGCGGTCACCTCGCTGAAGCGGACGTCGAGCGCGCCGGACCTGCCCACGCTTGCGGAGCAGGGATTCCCCGGCTTCGAGGCTACTTCCTGGTTCGCCCTGCTGGGGCCGGCCGGTTTGCCCGGGGCGATCGTCGAGAAGGTGCGGGGCGACTCGCTGAAGGTGCTGGCCGATCCGGAGCTGAAGAAGAAGTTCAACGCCATGGGCCTGGACCTGGTGGGCAGCACCCCGGAGGAAACCCGCGCCGCGATCGCCGCCGACATCCCGAAGTGGGCGAAGGTGATCAAGGAAGCGAACATAACGACGGGGAAATAG
- a CDS encoding amino acid ABC transporter permease yields MSGWDKFVETFFNAKVMWKYLPDILSGMVVTIELALLIVVTGLGAGLALALLRSLAIRPLNWLIIFVVDLFRSLPPLVIIVLMYFGLPYAGPAPSGFVSTWLSLAFVLMAFSEEIFWAGITSIPKGQWEASRSTGLSFGQTLFNVVLPQAFRLTIPPLTNRTISITKGTALGTVVAVTEILGQASSAMSNSYNPSPLMMGAAAYVVLFLPVVVAARWIEAKFAWKR; encoded by the coding sequence ATGAGCGGCTGGGATAAGTTCGTCGAAACCTTCTTCAATGCGAAGGTCATGTGGAAGTACCTGCCTGACATCCTGTCCGGCATGGTGGTGACCATCGAGCTCGCGCTGCTGATCGTCGTGACGGGCCTGGGCGCCGGGCTGGCGCTTGCGCTGCTGCGCAGCCTCGCCATCCGGCCGCTCAACTGGCTGATCATCTTCGTTGTCGACCTGTTCCGCTCATTGCCGCCGCTGGTCATCATCGTCCTGATGTATTTCGGCCTGCCCTATGCGGGGCCGGCGCCTTCGGGTTTCGTCTCGACCTGGCTGTCGCTCGCCTTCGTGCTGATGGCCTTCTCCGAGGAGATCTTCTGGGCGGGCATCACCTCGATCCCGAAGGGGCAGTGGGAAGCGTCGCGCTCGACCGGCCTGTCGTTCGGCCAGACGCTGTTCAACGTCGTGCTGCCACAGGCATTCCGGCTCACCATTCCGCCGCTCACCAACCGCACCATCTCCATCACCAAGGGCACCGCGCTCGGCACCGTCGTGGCCGTCACCGAGATCCTGGGGCAGGCGAGTTCGGCGATGTCGAATTCCTACAATCCCTCGCCGCTCATGATGGGGGCGGCGGCCTACGTCGTCCTGTTCTTGCCGGTGGTCGTCGCCGCGCGCTGGATCGAAGCAAAGTTCGCGTGGAAGCGATGA
- a CDS encoding MliC family protein has translation MTRSLTLGAVLLPIASVVACSDGPALKVPPPDAPMSTVRYQCQQNKTVVADYYDGKSSVAPDGRPIPGGRVVVQLSDGRKFSLPQTLSASGIRYADSSGTFVFWSKGDTAFIEEGPSQTITYRDCVIKR, from the coding sequence ATGACCCGCTCCCTCACCCTGGGCGCCGTGCTGCTGCCGATCGCCTCTGTCGTCGCCTGCAGCGACGGTCCCGCGCTCAAGGTACCGCCACCCGACGCGCCGATGTCCACCGTCCGGTATCAGTGCCAGCAGAACAAGACGGTCGTGGCGGACTATTATGACGGAAAGTCGAGCGTCGCCCCGGATGGCCGCCCCATCCCCGGCGGACGCGTCGTGGTGCAACTCAGCGACGGCCGCAAGTTCAGCCTGCCCCAGACGCTCTCAGCGTCCGGCATACGTTACGCCGATTCGAGTGGCACTTTCGTCTTCTGGAGCAAGGGCGACACGGCCTTCATCGAGGAAGGCCCCAGCCAGACGATCACTTACCGCGACTGCGTCATCAAGCGCTGA
- a CDS encoding helix-turn-helix domain-containing protein codes for MARSHPVDTHVGNRLRQRRALLGMSQTDLGNAVGLTFQQVQKYERGFNRISSSRLFEFSKVLDVPVEHFFDGMGATAVAAKRKPGRPRAPEKPADSDLNTKRETLELVRAYYKIRSKSLREKTRDLIIALARD; via the coding sequence GTGGCCCGCTCTCATCCAGTAGACACTCATGTCGGCAATCGACTTCGGCAGCGTCGCGCTCTTCTCGGGATGAGTCAGACCGATCTCGGCAACGCCGTAGGCCTGACCTTTCAGCAGGTGCAGAAGTATGAGCGCGGCTTCAATCGCATAAGCTCGAGCCGCCTCTTCGAGTTTTCAAAAGTCCTCGATGTTCCGGTCGAACACTTCTTCGACGGAATGGGCGCGACGGCCGTGGCGGCAAAGCGAAAGCCCGGACGTCCGCGGGCTCCAGAGAAGCCCGCCGACTCCGATCTCAACACCAAGCGCGAGACGCTCGAGCTGGTCCGCGCCTACTACAAGATCCGCAGCAAGAGCCTGCGGGAAAAGACGCGCGACCTGATCATCGCACTCGCCCGGGATTGA
- a CDS encoding flavin reductase family protein encodes MQYASDDLTPHERYKVLTAFVLPRPIAWVTTTGPTGTVNAAPFSFFNVFAEDPPLCMFAINKRPDGRIKDTWSNIERTGEFVVNLTDEPLALKMHESSGDFPPNVGEPDYLGLKLAPSVDIKTPRLADAPWAMECKTWQVINVKDDRQLVIGEGLRFHIRDELWDDKAKRVYMDKYHPVGRMFADRYCRTNDRMEFPTAPVVKAAAAE; translated from the coding sequence ATGCAATACGCTTCCGACGACCTGACGCCGCACGAGCGCTACAAGGTCCTGACCGCCTTCGTGCTGCCGCGACCGATCGCCTGGGTGACGACCACGGGTCCGACGGGCACGGTCAACGCCGCGCCGTTCAGCTTCTTCAACGTCTTCGCCGAAGACCCGCCGCTTTGCATGTTCGCGATCAACAAGCGGCCGGACGGGCGCATCAAGGACACCTGGAGCAACATCGAGCGCACCGGCGAGTTCGTGGTCAACCTGACCGACGAGCCGCTGGCGCTCAAGATGCACGAATCGAGCGGCGACTTTCCGCCCAACGTCGGCGAACCCGACTATCTCGGCCTGAAGCTCGCGCCTTCGGTCGACATCAAGACGCCGCGACTGGCCGACGCGCCGTGGGCGATGGAATGCAAGACCTGGCAGGTCATCAACGTGAAGGACGATCGCCAGCTCGTGATCGGAGAGGGGCTGCGTTTCCACATCCGCGACGAGCTGTGGGACGACAAGGCCAAGCGCGTCTACATGGACAAGTATCATCCGGTCGGGCGCATGTTCGCCGACCGCTACTGCCGCACCAACGACCGCATGGAATTCCCTACAGCCCCTGTGGTCAAGGCTGCGGCGGCGGAATGA
- a CDS encoding transporter substrate-binding domain-containing protein yields the protein MTIQRRIAAIAIAALMCASPALAQDKKPPLRTGVDGTFAPHAMPKLGGGVEGFQIDVFTEAAKRMKRDITIDAVSFSTLIPGMQSGRYDFIAAPTTVTKERAENMLFTAGYLWTAFQFGIKKGSAPIKSWADLKGKAVAVNKGTPYETLAKKMGEEHGFTVQVYDTQPDATQAVLSGRAYATLGGNTTIVYAASKNPQFIADLELAETRAHWAAPVPKDNPKLRAELQDALDCMKKDGTMAKFYEKWFNKKPAADDLAVVVTPGYGVPGMPGYDPTPHELKCGG from the coding sequence TTGACGATTCAACGCCGTATTGCCGCGATCGCGATCGCAGCCCTCATGTGCGCGAGCCCCGCGCTCGCCCAAGACAAGAAGCCGCCGCTGCGTACCGGCGTCGACGGCACCTTCGCGCCGCATGCCATGCCGAAGCTGGGCGGCGGCGTCGAAGGCTTCCAGATCGACGTCTTCACCGAGGCCGCCAAGCGCATGAAGCGCGACATCACCATCGATGCCGTCAGCTTCTCGACGCTGATCCCGGGCATGCAGTCCGGCCGCTACGACTTCATCGCCGCGCCGACGACCGTGACCAAGGAGCGTGCCGAGAACATGCTGTTCACGGCGGGCTACCTGTGGACCGCGTTCCAGTTCGGCATCAAGAAGGGCAGCGCGCCGATCAAGAGCTGGGCCGACCTCAAGGGCAAGGCCGTGGCCGTGAACAAGGGCACGCCCTACGAGACGCTCGCCAAGAAGATGGGCGAGGAGCACGGCTTCACCGTGCAGGTCTATGACACCCAGCCCGACGCGACGCAGGCTGTGCTTTCGGGCCGTGCCTATGCCACGCTCGGCGGCAACACCACGATTGTCTACGCGGCGTCCAAGAACCCGCAGTTCATCGCCGACCTCGAGCTTGCCGAAACGCGTGCCCATTGGGCGGCGCCCGTGCCCAAGGACAATCCCAAGCTTCGCGCCGAGCTGCAGGATGCGCTCGACTGCATGAAGAAGGACGGCACGATGGCCAAGTTCTACGAGAAGTGGTTCAACAAGAAGCCGGCGGCCGACGATCTCGCGGTGGTGGTCACGCCGGGTTACGGCGTGCCGGGCATGCCGGGCTACGATCCGACGCCGCATGAACTGAAGTGCGGCGGCTGA
- a CDS encoding amino acid ABC transporter permease, with amino-acid sequence MIEAFFNIEIMKAAWPIVLTGLWNTILLSLIVVPLGLLGGLILALLASIKHPLVRWPLMAWVDFFRAFPPLVLLVLLFAGLPFAGLELGGFACVAIAFFLNTGSYYGEIFRAGIDSVPAGQVEAARSTGLGRMQAMRYVVLPQAVRNVMPDLLSNTLEVVKLTSLGSVVAVPELLYEARQAQSITYNPTPIVMAAVIYFLLLWPLVRLLSRLENRALASRR; translated from the coding sequence ATGATCGAGGCCTTCTTCAACATCGAGATCATGAAGGCGGCCTGGCCGATCGTGCTGACCGGCCTGTGGAACACGATCCTGCTGTCGCTGATCGTGGTGCCGCTGGGCTTGCTGGGCGGCCTGATCCTGGCGCTGCTCGCCTCCATCAAGCATCCGCTGGTGCGTTGGCCGCTGATGGCCTGGGTCGATTTCTTCCGGGCTTTCCCGCCGCTGGTGCTGCTGGTCCTGCTGTTCGCGGGTCTGCCGTTCGCCGGGCTGGAACTGGGCGGCTTCGCCTGCGTGGCCATCGCCTTCTTTCTCAACACCGGTTCGTACTATGGCGAGATCTTCCGGGCCGGCATCGATTCCGTTCCGGCGGGCCAGGTCGAGGCCGCGCGCTCCACCGGTCTCGGCCGGATGCAGGCCATGCGGTACGTCGTGCTCCCCCAGGCGGTGCGGAACGTGATGCCCGACCTGCTGTCCAACACGCTGGAAGTGGTGAAGCTCACGTCGCTAGGCTCGGTCGTCGCGGTGCCCGAGCTGCTCTACGAGGCGCGGCAGGCCCAGAGCATCACTTACAACCCCACGCCCATCGTGATGGCGGCGGTGATCTACTTCCTGCTGCTGTGGCCGCTCGTGCGATTGCTGAGCCGGCTTGAGAACCGCGCGCTGGCCAGCCGCCGCTGA